In one Aerosakkonema funiforme FACHB-1375 genomic region, the following are encoded:
- a CDS encoding tetratricopeptide repeat protein, with protein sequence MSSLNKFVNGEQEIIQKVDIIPPGESVLMALAIDPSTLKSIKPPTKRTHYRAVINWLTKYKPLLSTTNLEQVKSCIEAFHHLCEIEAWEKASQLLFIHLSTPTKEQLHNQLYTWGYYREPLELYKRILHKLNSRIDAIIFNNFGNSYLTFGDLDKAIEYYDRSLAIAQQIGDSLIESQCLGNLGLAYRGKGNSGKAIDYHQRSLAIAQQIANRQQEAGCLKNLGEAYFDLVNYTQARSCFEQALNLDQEVGDLQQECQALESLGRLYLLLNKPNKAIEHYHRSLALARQIGARQDEEVALGSLGNVHILLEQYPQAVQYLEESLTIAKEIGSRRGQESNLEALGSAYHQQGDYDRAITCYQDSLKMARQVQDRFWESRALRSIGNLYSITENYHSAIECYQQSLKIAEQVQDRPGEEAALAYLGTLYAELDESVLAIECFQQTLAISRELNDLQAQGEYLEDLGEAYYALEDYAAAINYFEQSLAIRREISDRQGQAEVLCNLGLAYEAIEEYTQAIDCYEESLAIAQEIDDSLLEADALSNLGDANYASENYTKAVECYQQSLPLKQKLQDIQGEAIALGNLGAAYYALGDNTNALDYQQQSLAISREIEDLHLQATTLCNMGSTLTELERYSEARDALQTALKICRKIGAHSTMDEVLLRLVNLPHQY encoded by the coding sequence ATGAGTAGCCTTAATAAGTTTGTTAATGGAGAGCAAGAGATTATCCAGAAGGTTGACATCATACCCCCCGGTGAGTCAGTTCTGATGGCGCTTGCCATCGACCCCTCTACCCTGAAATCTATCAAGCCACCTACTAAACGTACCCATTATCGAGCAGTAATTAACTGGCTCACAAAATATAAACCTCTGCTGTCTACTACTAATCTAGAACAAGTAAAAAGTTGCATAGAAGCCTTTCACCACCTCTGCGAAATAGAAGCTTGGGAAAAAGCTAGCCAACTTCTATTTATTCATCTCAGTACACCCACAAAAGAGCAACTACACAATCAACTTTATACCTGGGGATACTATCGAGAACCGCTTGAATTATACAAGCGAATTCTTCACAAGCTCAATTCTCGAATAGACGCTATCATTTTCAATAATTTCGGTAACTCTTATCTTACCTTTGGGGATTTAGATAAAGCAATCGAATACTACGATCGGAGTTTAGCCATCGCTCAACAGATTGGTGATTCCTTGATAGAAAGTCAGTGTTTAGGAAATCTAGGACTAGCTTATCGAGGTAAGGGTAACTCAGGTAAAGCTATAGATTATCACCAACGCAGCCTAGCCATCGCTCAACAAATAGCAAATCGCCAACAAGAGGCAGGATGCTTGAAAAATTTGGGGGAAGCTTACTTCGATTTGGTAAACTATACGCAAGCGAGAAGCTGTTTTGAACAAGCATTGAATCTAGACCAAGAAGTTGGCGATCTCCAACAAGAATGTCAAGCTTTGGAAAGTTTAGGACGGCTATATTTACTCCTTAACAAGCCAAATAAAGCCATTGAGCATTATCACAGAAGTTTAGCGCTTGCGCGGCAAATCGGCGCTCGTCAAGATGAAGAAGTAGCTTTGGGAAGTTTGGGTAATGTTCATATACTTTTAGAACAGTATCCCCAAGCAGTTCAGTATTTAGAAGAAAGCCTAACGATTGCTAAAGAAATCGGTTCTCGTCGGGGTCAGGAAAGCAATCTGGAAGCTCTGGGGAGTGCTTACCATCAACAAGGAGACTACGATCGAGCGATTACCTGTTATCAAGATAGTCTCAAAATGGCGCGACAAGTCCAAGACCGATTTTGGGAAAGCCGAGCCCTTAGAAGTATTGGAAACCTGTACTCAATTACAGAAAACTATCACAGTGCTATCGAATGTTATCAACAAAGTTTAAAAATTGCCGAGCAAGTTCAAGACCGTCCTGGTGAGGAAGCTGCTTTAGCCTATCTGGGAACATTATATGCAGAGTTAGATGAATCCGTTCTGGCGATCGAGTGTTTTCAGCAGACTTTGGCGATTTCACGGGAACTCAATGACCTTCAGGCACAAGGAGAGTATCTCGAAGATTTAGGTGAAGCCTACTATGCGCTGGAAGACTATGCCGCTGCTATTAATTACTTTGAACAGAGTTTGGCAATTAGACGGGAAATTAGCGATCGCCAGGGACAAGCAGAAGTTTTATGTAACTTGGGTCTAGCTTACGAAGCGATCGAGGAATATACTCAAGCAATCGATTGTTACGAAGAGAGTTTAGCTATAGCCCAGGAAATTGACGATTCCTTGCTCGAAGCTGATGCGCTCTCAAATCTGGGTGATGCTAACTACGCTTCAGAAAACTATACCAAGGCCGTTGAATGCTACCAACAGAGCCTGCCATTGAAGCAAAAACTCCAAGATATTCAGGGTGAAGCGATCGCTTTGGGAAACTTGGGGGCTGCATACTACGCTCTGGGGGATAACACTAACGCGCTCGATTACCAACAGCAAAGTCTCGCAATTTCCAGGGAAATCGAAGACCTTCACCTGCAAGCAACCACTCTCTGTAATATGGGATCGACACTGACAGAACTGGAGCGGTATTCAGAAGCTCGTGATGCTTTGCAGACAGCGCTAAAGATTTGTCGAAAAATTGGCGCTCATTCTACAATGGATGAGGTGCTGCTGAGGTTGGTCAATTTGCCTCATCAGTATTAA
- a CDS encoding tetratricopeptide repeat protein has product MLEMSITPKWKRTQYRAVINWLTKYKPQPDSPILEQLRGCLEAFHHLCAVDAWEKAANLIRRGVPVTTSTVPLNSYEDIYLEEALHNQLGDFSYYREQIDLCGKLIGKVNNEVDAYTLSNLGNTYTCLKQYETAIEYHKQSLGIAAGIGDKWAAAAAIHNLSDAYRLLKQFDLAALLGMRSLYIFACIQSPEMETAMMTLSKIALEIGIEEYAEIIEEQLQVIKQEEGGEQAVVGLRQLLFET; this is encoded by the coding sequence ATGTTGGAGATGTCTATTACCCCTAAATGGAAACGCACTCAATACAGAGCGGTCATCAACTGGCTGACCAAATACAAACCTCAGCCAGATTCACCTATATTAGAACAATTACGCGGGTGTCTAGAAGCATTTCACCACCTGTGCGCCGTTGATGCCTGGGAAAAAGCTGCTAACTTAATTAGGAGAGGAGTACCTGTTACAACTTCGACGGTTCCCCTAAATAGTTATGAAGATATTTATTTAGAGGAAGCACTGCACAATCAACTCGGTGATTTTAGCTACTACCGAGAACAAATAGATTTGTGCGGCAAACTTATAGGAAAAGTTAATAATGAAGTTGATGCCTACACCCTCAGTAATTTAGGCAATACTTATACCTGTTTGAAGCAATACGAAACGGCAATTGAATACCACAAACAAAGCTTAGGAATTGCTGCCGGAATTGGCGATAAATGGGCGGCGGCAGCAGCAATACATAATTTAAGCGATGCTTATCGCTTGCTCAAACAGTTCGATTTAGCAGCATTATTAGGAATGCGAAGTTTGTATATTTTTGCCTGTATACAATCCCCTGAAATGGAAACAGCCATGATGACTCTCAGTAAAATAGCACTGGAAATTGGCATAGAGGAGTATGCCGAAATAATAGAGGAGCAACTACAAGTCATTAAGCAAGAAGAGGGCGGTGAACAGGCAGTAGTAGGGTTAAGGCAATTACTTTTTGAGACTTGA
- a CDS encoding transposase family protein, protein MSQLREYIEKHPSESQRLVGLDYERLIELIRQAESLHNQKPKAIEQKKTRIIKAGGGRQAKLNLTDQILLTLVYLHHLPTFQMLGVQFGISESAANYIFHYWLEILRELLPASLVEQVKKNGSEWAWIEEILSQFELIVDSCEQPRERPTEYQEQKKYYSGKKKNHTFKNQFIVMPTGKEIVDVVVGKPGATSDIKIWRERARELSDNQKFQGDKAYVGEPAIDTPHKKTRSKGITVEQKQDNQKKARTRVVVEHLIRLVKTFRISAERFRLKSTTYEPVILAVCGLIRWRIGAIVLA, encoded by the coding sequence ATGAGTCAACTAAGAGAGTACATAGAGAAGCATCCATCCGAATCCCAAAGATTAGTGGGTTTAGACTATGAACGGTTAATTGAGTTAATCAGGCAAGCGGAGAGTTTACATAATCAAAAACCAAAAGCAATCGAACAAAAGAAAACAAGAATAATCAAAGCTGGCGGTGGAAGACAAGCTAAATTAAACTTAACAGACCAGATTCTCCTAACATTAGTATACCTACATCACTTGCCGACATTCCAGATGTTAGGAGTTCAGTTTGGCATCAGCGAATCAGCCGCCAATTATATATTTCATTACTGGCTGGAAATATTGAGAGAACTGCTGCCAGCGTCCTTAGTGGAACAAGTAAAAAAAAACGGCTCAGAGTGGGCATGGATTGAAGAAATATTAAGTCAATTTGAGTTAATAGTGGATAGCTGCGAGCAGCCAAGGGAAAGACCAACAGAATACCAAGAACAAAAAAAGTATTACTCCGGGAAGAAGAAAAACCATACATTTAAAAACCAATTCATCGTGATGCCTACAGGCAAAGAGATAGTGGATGTAGTAGTAGGAAAACCTGGGGCAACCAGCGACATAAAAATCTGGCGAGAACGAGCCAGAGAGTTAAGTGATAATCAAAAGTTTCAAGGAGATAAAGCTTATGTAGGAGAACCAGCGATTGACACACCTCATAAGAAAACTAGAAGTAAAGGTATAACAGTTGAACAAAAACAAGATAATCAAAAAAAAGCCCGAACTAGAGTGGTAGTAGAACACTTAATTAGACTGGTGAAAACTTTCCGAATATCAGCCGAAAGATTCCGGTTAAAATCTACAACTTATGAACCAGTAATTCTGGCTGTATGCGGATTAATTAGATGGCGGATAGGTGCAATAGTTCTCGCATAG
- a CDS encoding tetratricopeptide repeat protein translates to MARLIRSTDSVLAELGIAPADLKSIKPRWKRTQYRAIVNWLTKYQPPSSASHLEMVRAYLETCYHLFQLEDWEKADRILMIPVAGLTDEDLDDALGTWGAYSEQINLYHKLVGKLNFQRNISLTNGLGYAYDTIGQFQTAIHYYHIALEESQKLGQIKLQSRTLSNLGSTYTSLGDYQSATSVLNEALEIARSQQDEYLQSAVLNNLGDVYLKRSEYDQALDYYQQDWLIVERIGDSKGKITCLNNLGNVNNYLCNYETAINYYQQALELAVEFSYPREQMRALSGLGDVFLTQGNPEQSLHQQQEALAIAKKLGDQPNEGTILGSIGNIYYSIGEHHQAISFYHKALNLARSLGDVGTETTALAALGKAHRALQEIKQSEYFYQTALGLAQESGDSNSEATAILGLGNVAFHKKHYEIAIQRLKQGLKIARRIGDLGNQAAALGTIGNCYIRLKQVARAIRYFHASVNLARKVGDVENENEALISLGSAYTALGDVDKGIDYFHQSFIRSQEIGAEDSVGYALYNLAVSYAHIHDWQQALLHILRSLAIFDRLQLPDAQDAVNMVWRLIQSTELDVQDIEAALAQIAELDGDSVAEQIATCLAETDSEVIDAS, encoded by the coding sequence ATGGCGCGACTAATACGCTCTACCGATTCAGTTTTAGCAGAACTTGGTATCGCTCCAGCCGATCTGAAATCTATTAAACCCCGTTGGAAACGAACCCAATACAGAGCGATCGTGAATTGGTTAACCAAATACCAGCCTCCTTCTTCCGCCTCCCATTTGGAGATGGTGCGGGCATATCTCGAAACTTGCTATCACCTGTTCCAACTTGAAGACTGGGAAAAGGCAGATCGAATATTAATGATTCCTGTTGCTGGTTTAACAGATGAAGATCTAGACGATGCCCTGGGAACTTGGGGTGCATACTCTGAACAAATTAATTTGTATCACAAGCTTGTAGGTAAACTAAATTTCCAAAGAAATATCTCTCTAACAAATGGTTTAGGTTATGCTTACGACACGATTGGGCAATTTCAAACAGCTATTCATTACTATCATATTGCTCTGGAAGAATCTCAAAAACTAGGTCAAATCAAACTGCAAAGCAGAACCCTATCCAATCTTGGCAGTACCTACACCAGCCTTGGGGATTACCAGAGTGCTACTTCAGTTCTTAATGAAGCTTTAGAAATTGCTCGCAGCCAGCAAGATGAATACCTTCAGAGTGCTGTACTCAATAATCTAGGTGACGTTTATTTAAAAAGGAGCGAGTACGATCAAGCACTTGATTATTATCAACAGGATTGGTTGATTGTCGAGCGTATTGGAGATAGTAAGGGCAAAATTACGTGTCTTAACAATTTAGGAAATGTCAATAACTATCTATGTAATTATGAAACAGCGATCAACTATTACCAGCAAGCTTTAGAACTCGCGGTCGAGTTTTCTTACCCAAGAGAACAAATGCGTGCGTTAAGCGGTTTAGGAGATGTTTTCCTCACCCAGGGAAATCCTGAACAATCTTTACACCAACAACAGGAAGCATTGGCAATCGCAAAAAAATTGGGCGATCAACCGAATGAAGGAACTATTTTAGGCAGTATTGGCAATATTTATTACAGCATCGGTGAACATCATCAAGCAATTTCATTTTATCATAAGGCTCTCAACCTCGCTCGTAGCTTGGGAGATGTGGGTACTGAAACAACAGCACTGGCTGCTCTGGGAAAAGCGCATCGTGCGCTACAAGAAATTAAGCAATCTGAGTATTTCTACCAAACAGCATTAGGGCTGGCACAAGAGAGTGGCGACTCTAATTCAGAAGCCACAGCAATTCTTGGGCTAGGCAATGTTGCTTTTCACAAAAAGCACTACGAAATTGCTATTCAGCGTTTGAAACAGGGTTTGAAAATCGCCCGTCGAATTGGCGATTTGGGTAACCAGGCTGCTGCCCTTGGCACAATTGGTAACTGCTACATTCGCCTCAAACAGGTGGCACGAGCCATTCGCTATTTCCATGCCAGCGTCAATTTAGCCCGTAAAGTAGGAGATGTGGAAAACGAAAATGAAGCTCTCATCAGTCTGGGAAGTGCTTACACTGCTTTGGGAGATGTAGATAAAGGTATTGATTATTTTCACCAAAGTTTTATCCGTTCCCAGGAAATTGGTGCCGAGGACTCGGTAGGGTATGCCCTCTACAACCTCGCCGTGAGCTATGCTCACATTCATGACTGGCAACAAGCACTCCTGCATATTTTACGGAGCCTTGCTATTTTCGATCGCCTTCAACTGCCAGATGCCCAAGATGCTGTCAACATGGTCTGGAGACTTATCCAAAGTACAGAATTGGATGTTCAAGATATTGAAGCGGCATTAGCTCAGATTGCCGAGTTAGATGGCGACTCCGTTGCAGAACAAATAGCTACCTGCTTAGCTGAAACAGATTCGGAAGTGATTGATGCCAGCTAG
- a CDS encoding tetratricopeptide repeat protein, which translates to MSTQSELEEQDQETLENFRITPSGESILAQLGIEPTTIKTIKPAWKRNKYRAVVNWLRKYKHGFDVTNIEKIKGLVEAFYHLCEVEAWKEASEILFIQLLTSTQDELHNQLSIWGYHSQRTELYHKILDRLEPNSNSIIVNGLGNSCIALGNYTKALEYYNRSLALDREIGDRQGEGSALENIGAVYFQLGDYAKTIEYQQQHLAIAKEIGDRTGVGQALLNLGLTAHALGEYTQAINNYEQSLVIARETGDSYLAGQALGNLGLAYYDLADYGNAIECHLQSLALAQKREDLSAEGHCFGNLALAYDALGAYVKAIEYLEVSLVVARETGERLVEASALTNIGYAYEALGKYAQAIKFHTQSLAIAQEIGDRLGEASALEGIGNIYKYQRKYQRAISYYKQSLTIAKEIGDKKGEATSLGNLGVVYNDLEKHQKAIKYHQQRLKIAREIGDRQGEGQALGNIGNTYDALGDLTRAIDYQQQSLAIAQEIGDRKGESEALGNLGNAYYALNNYAQSMEYHQQCLALAEEINDLWTQGATLGNLASVYADMGDYGTAIDYNQQCLSIAKETRDPEVEGIALCNLGACLLKLERYSEALESLQAAIKIFKKIGNHSARVEALNRLKELHQKLGHQKLDDDE; encoded by the coding sequence ATGAGTACACAGAGTGAGTTAGAAGAGCAAGACCAAGAAACTTTAGAGAACTTTCGTATCACACCTTCCGGTGAATCCATACTGGCACAGTTGGGTATCGAACCAACTACTATCAAAACTATCAAACCAGCTTGGAAACGCAACAAATACAGGGCTGTAGTCAACTGGTTAAGGAAATATAAACACGGATTTGATGTTACTAACATTGAAAAAATTAAGGGTTTAGTGGAAGCATTTTACCATCTTTGTGAAGTAGAAGCTTGGAAAGAAGCAAGCGAAATTCTTTTTATCCAACTTCTTACTTCCACCCAAGATGAGTTACACAATCAATTAAGCATTTGGGGATACCACAGCCAACGAACTGAACTTTACCACAAAATCTTAGACAGATTAGAACCTAACTCAAACAGCATTATTGTTAATGGTCTAGGTAATTCCTGTATTGCTTTGGGAAACTATACTAAAGCGCTGGAGTATTACAATCGCAGTTTGGCTCTCGATCGAGAGATTGGCGATCGCCAAGGAGAAGGTTCAGCTTTGGAAAATATTGGAGCGGTTTATTTTCAGTTGGGAGATTATGCTAAAACAATTGAGTATCAGCAACAACATTTAGCGATCGCAAAGGAAATCGGCGATCGTACAGGAGTTGGGCAAGCTCTGTTAAATTTAGGACTAACTGCTCATGCTTTGGGAGAATATACCCAGGCAATTAATAATTATGAGCAAAGTTTAGTAATTGCACGAGAGACAGGTGACAGTTATTTGGCAGGACAGGCTTTAGGGAATTTGGGACTTGCTTATTATGACTTGGCAGACTATGGCAATGCTATTGAATGTCATTTACAAAGTTTAGCTCTTGCACAAAAGAGGGAAGATTTATCAGCAGAAGGACATTGTTTTGGTAACTTAGCACTAGCTTATGATGCTTTAGGAGCTTATGTTAAAGCGATTGAGTATCTAGAAGTAAGTTTGGTAGTTGCACGAGAAACTGGAGAACGTTTAGTAGAAGCCAGCGCATTAACGAACATAGGTTATGCTTACGAAGCTCTGGGAAAATATGCTCAGGCAATAAAATTTCACACCCAGAGTTTAGCAATAGCTCAAGAAATTGGTGACCGCTTGGGAGAAGCGAGTGCTTTGGAAGGTATAGGCAATATTTATAAATATCAAAGAAAATATCAAAGAGCAATTTCTTACTACAAGCAAAGCCTAACCATAGCTAAAGAAATTGGAGACAAAAAAGGGGAGGCTACATCTTTAGGAAACCTAGGTGTTGTTTACAATGATTTGGAGAAGCATCAAAAAGCAATTAAGTACCATCAGCAACGGTTGAAGATCGCACGAGAAATAGGAGATAGACAAGGTGAAGGACAAGCTTTGGGAAATATCGGCAATACTTACGATGCTCTCGGCGACTTGACACGCGCAATTGATTACCAGCAACAAAGCTTGGCGATCGCCCAAGAAATCGGAGATAGAAAAGGAGAATCAGAAGCTCTCGGAAATCTTGGTAATGCTTATTATGCCCTGAACAACTACGCACAAAGTATGGAATATCATCAACAGTGTTTAGCACTCGCCGAAGAAATTAATGACTTATGGACTCAGGGTGCAACGCTAGGAAATCTGGCAAGCGTTTATGCGGATATGGGAGACTATGGCACAGCCATTGATTACAATCAGCAGTGTTTATCCATCGCCAAAGAAACTAGAGATCCTGAAGTTGAAGGCATTGCTCTTTGTAACTTAGGAGCTTGTCTGCTAAAACTGGAACGTTACTCGGAAGCTCTAGAATCTCTACAGGCAGCTATCAAGATTTTCAAAAAGATTGGGAATCATTCTGCTCGGGTTGAAGCCTTGAATAGATTAAAAGAACTTCATCAGAAATTAGGTCATCAAAAATTAGACGATGATGAGTAA
- a CDS encoding tetratricopeptide repeat protein: protein MTNNLGEFDDEKQQAHQRINITPPGESVLAELGIDIATLNSINPLWKRTQYRAVIQWLLKYKPLQSATKLEQVRGYLEAVYHLREAESWAEAYTVIMTRLNTPTKEELHNQLNTWGYYREQIELYETVLSKVNPITDAICLNGLGDVYLAKGRLSEATDYYSQSVEIAHKVSAYRLEGIAIGGLGNAYLAMGNRNQAIEYYQKQLKISQELGERWIEVIALIGLGNSFNFIGEFKKATRYYLQSQEIAIKVEHKRGRRIALAGLGNIQTAIGQYEIAIEYYNQELEIAKEIGEIAGEGDALWSLGTAYYLMKDYLTALKYYQQSLEIAVELGDAKGKAKRMGSIGVINHSLERYKSAIEYHQHFLIISRDIGDQLGEGEALTNWGITHRELREYSESLEKLYEALKIFRKIENPIEEARVLKSLAEVHQTLDRRNEAIIFVDMALTITNKIKTPLAEVCHKLKNDLLQYKPVDSSQSLNEFLINQIQEQNNLLRFFTTQIQRDTQQVIEAEVISNSPDSQDEQEYRIEEQSWYAPNLPESQEIDENLCESMKKEIDAVIITATDVELRSVTHLLKPYPRRKKILLVYSGPETYYLGKFGAYNTVVTKCRMGAIGEGSVILATEQAQRLWNPKAIIMVGIAFGKDLTKQKIGDVLVASQIISYEQQRVGEEIIYRGSIPPSNTILLNRFENVQNWQFARPDGSYCSLIVGSILSGEKLVDNPDFKATLFQQFPQAVGGEMEGAGLCAASGRVGTAWILVKSICDWGDGKKHKKHQPLAAAAAASLVHHVLSQKTAMNGIKKLIN from the coding sequence ATGACGAATAATCTTGGCGAGTTTGACGATGAAAAACAACAGGCTCACCAAAGAATTAACATTACACCCCCTGGAGAGTCTGTACTAGCAGAGCTTGGTATTGATATAGCAACACTGAACTCTATCAACCCGCTTTGGAAACGCACTCAATACAGAGCTGTTATCCAATGGCTATTGAAGTACAAACCTTTGCAATCAGCAACCAAGTTAGAGCAAGTTAGAGGTTACTTAGAAGCTGTTTACCATCTTAGGGAGGCAGAATCTTGGGCAGAAGCATATACAGTTATTATGACTCGCCTCAATACTCCTACAAAAGAAGAATTGCATAATCAACTGAATACCTGGGGTTACTATCGAGAACAGATTGAGCTTTATGAAACAGTTTTATCCAAGGTTAATCCCATTACAGATGCAATTTGTTTAAATGGTTTGGGCGACGTATATCTGGCTAAAGGCCGACTCAGTGAAGCAACTGATTACTATTCGCAAAGTGTAGAAATTGCACATAAAGTTTCAGCATATCGACTAGAAGGAATTGCCATCGGAGGTTTAGGCAATGCCTATCTGGCTATGGGAAATCGTAACCAAGCTATAGAGTATTATCAAAAGCAATTGAAGATTTCTCAAGAGCTTGGCGAGCGATGGATAGAAGTAATAGCACTAATTGGGCTTGGAAATAGCTTTAACTTTATAGGGGAGTTTAAAAAAGCTACTAGATATTATCTGCAAAGTCAAGAAATTGCTATAAAAGTAGAGCATAAAAGAGGTAGAAGAATTGCTCTAGCTGGACTGGGAAATATTCAAACTGCTATCGGACAGTATGAAATAGCTATTGAATATTACAATCAAGAACTGGAAATTGCCAAAGAGATTGGCGAAATAGCTGGTGAGGGAGATGCGCTATGGAGTCTGGGAACTGCCTATTACTTGATGAAAGATTACCTCACCGCACTAAAATATTATCAGCAGTCTCTAGAAATAGCAGTAGAACTTGGAGATGCAAAAGGAAAAGCTAAAAGAATGGGAAGTATAGGAGTTATCAACCATAGTTTAGAAAGATATAAATCTGCAATTGAATATCATCAACATTTTTTAATAATTAGTCGTGATATTGGAGATCAACTAGGAGAAGGAGAAGCTTTAACTAATTGGGGAATAACTCATAGGGAATTAAGAGAATATTCTGAATCTCTAGAAAAATTGTACGAAGCGCTGAAAATTTTTAGAAAAATTGAAAATCCCATTGAAGAGGCACGAGTTCTCAAAAGTTTAGCAGAGGTTCATCAAACTTTAGATAGGCGGAATGAAGCCATTATTTTTGTAGATATGGCTTTAACGATTACAAATAAAATAAAAACTCCCTTAGCAGAAGTATGTCATAAATTAAAAAACGATTTACTGCAATATAAACCTGTGGATAGCTCTCAGTCATTAAATGAATTTTTAATCAATCAAATTCAAGAACAAAATAATTTATTAAGGTTTTTTACAACACAAATACAGAGAGATACACAACAGGTTATTGAAGCTGAAGTCATTTCAAACTCACCAGATTCTCAAGATGAACAAGAATATCGGATTGAGGAGCAGTCTTGGTATGCTCCAAACCTTCCCGAAAGTCAAGAAATTGATGAAAACCTATGTGAGTCAATGAAAAAGGAAATTGATGCCGTTATTATTACCGCAACAGATGTGGAATTGAGATCTGTCACACACCTACTAAAACCTTATCCCAGAAGAAAGAAAATTTTACTGGTCTACTCAGGTCCAGAAACTTACTATCTGGGAAAATTCGGCGCGTACAATACTGTTGTTACTAAGTGTCGGATGGGAGCAATCGGTGAAGGTTCGGTTATCTTAGCAACTGAACAAGCTCAACGTCTCTGGAATCCCAAAGCAATTATCATGGTTGGTATAGCCTTTGGTAAAGATCTGACTAAGCAAAAGATAGGGGATGTGTTAGTTGCATCACAAATTATCTCTTACGAACAGCAGCGTGTTGGAGAAGAGATAATTTATCGCGGTAGTATTCCACCAAGTAACACAATATTGCTGAATCGTTTTGAAAACGTTCAAAATTGGCAGTTTGCTCGTCCAGACGGCTCATATTGTAGCCTCATTGTCGGTTCTATTCTATCCGGGGAAAAGTTAGTTGACAATCCAGATTTTAAAGCCACTCTATTTCAGCAGTTTCCGCAAGCAGTGGGAGGAGAAATGGAAGGGGCGGGGCTTTGTGCAGCATCAGGGCGCGTAGGTACAGCATGGATTTTAGTCAAGTCTATTTGCGACTGGGGAGATGGAAAAAAACACAAAAAGCATCAACCCTTAGCGGCTGCGGCTGCGGCTTCGCTGGTGCATCATGTGTTGTCTCAAAAAACTGCCATGAATGGAATAAAAAAATTGATTAACTGA